In a single window of the Melissococcus plutonius ATCC 35311 genome:
- a CDS encoding Cof-type HAD-IIB family hydrolase — protein MARKLYAFDIDGTLLTNDKKALESTRESLYKLRQQGHLVTIATGRSRIMAQEVLFDLEFTNYILCNGAAGFLDHEQYYQNLLDQAALTAFLEMTEKQQIGFTCVGLDDLKQMNHYNESEVFEALHSLQQQIPSFDQTFYQSNDIYQALAFYDQTNPINEQLFPDFKFVRWHPYGVDVLPKTGSKAATLLNLAERVGIAHEDIIAFGDGDNDIEMLKEAGIGVAMGNATKYAKQAANFITATNEEDGIFKALKKLGAF, from the coding sequence ATGGCAAGAAAGCTTTATGCATTTGATATTGATGGTACATTATTAACAAATGATAAAAAAGCATTAGAAAGTACACGAGAATCTTTGTATAAATTAAGACAACAAGGACATTTGGTTACTATTGCTACAGGTCGTAGCCGTATTATGGCTCAAGAGGTTCTTTTTGATTTAGAATTTACAAATTATATCTTATGTAATGGAGCTGCAGGTTTTTTGGATCATGAACAATATTATCAAAATTTATTAGACCAGGCAGCCTTAACAGCATTTTTAGAAATGACAGAAAAACAACAAATTGGATTTACATGTGTCGGTTTAGATGATCTGAAACAAATGAATCATTATAATGAAAGTGAGGTATTTGAAGCCTTACATTCTCTCCAACAACAGATACCTTCTTTCGATCAGACATTTTATCAATCAAATGATATCTATCAAGCATTAGCATTTTATGATCAAACCAATCCAATCAATGAACAGTTGTTTCCAGATTTTAAATTTGTTCGTTGGCATCCATATGGTGTAGATGTATTACCAAAAACTGGTTCGAAGGCAGCAACGTTATTAAATTTAGCAGAACGAGTAGGTATTGCACATGAGGATATTATCGCTTTTGGAGATGGAGACAACGATATAGAAATGCTTAAAGAAGCAGGTATCGGAGTGGCAATGGGAAATGCTACAAAATATGCTAAACAGGCAGCTAATTTTATAACAGCTACAAATGAAGAAGATGGCATTTTTAAGGCATTGAAAAAATTAGGCGCCTTTTAA
- the rpsD gene encoding 30S ribosomal protein S4, with translation MSRYTGPSWKLSRRLGISLSGTGKELARRPYKPGQHGPNSRGKLSEYGLQLTEKQKLRHMYGMNERQFYNLFVKASKIKEGKHGVNFMILLEQRLDNIVYRLGLATTRRQARQLVNHGHILVDNKRVDIPSYHVEVGQVISVREKSQNMVTIKSAIEATLSRPAFVNFDADKLEGSLTRLPERDELSQDIDEALIVEFYNR, from the coding sequence ATGTCACGTTATACTGGACCATCTTGGAAATTATCTCGTCGATTAGGCATATCATTATCTGGAACAGGAAAGGAATTAGCACGTCGTCCTTACAAACCAGGTCAACATGGCCCAAACAGCCGTGGAAAATTGTCTGAATATGGTTTGCAATTAACTGAAAAACAAAAACTACGTCATATGTATGGTATGAACGAACGTCAATTTTATAACTTATTCGTTAAAGCAAGCAAAATCAAAGAAGGAAAACATGGTGTTAACTTCATGATTTTACTTGAACAACGTTTAGACAATATTGTTTATCGTTTAGGTTTAGCAACCACACGCCGTCAGGCACGTCAATTGGTAAATCATGGACATATTTTAGTAGACAATAAACGCGTAGATATTCCTTCTTATCATGTTGAAGTAGGACAAGTTATATCTGTACGTGAAAAATCACAAAATATGGTAACAATTAAGAGTGCTATTGAAGCTACACTTAGTCGTCCAGCTTTTGTTAATTTTGATGCTGATAAACTTGAAGGTAGCTTAACACGTTTACCAGAACGTGACGAATTATCTCAAGACATTGATGAAGCATTAATCGTTGAATTCTATAACCGTTAA
- a CDS encoding formate/nitrite transporter family protein, which translates to MQPVSPLFEQIDKSIDKKIDLFQNSFLRYAIRAMLAAMFLSLGTAVAFVIAMKGEEIAPGLEKILYAFMFSWSLVMILYLNAELGTSNMLYMTVGVYRKKLGIPLALKILLTCIFFNMIGGLLFGYLVSLTAPFQHLKLDNYLFTAVGSKLTKTTIQIIVEGIFANVVVNTAVLASMRMKDDAGKIAAIIFIIFIFALLGYEHVIANFTAFPLAFFSSHGHMAEMTAGNVAHNLILALIGNYIGGGLVMGLTYSWLNGTDTKYVD; encoded by the coding sequence ATGCAACCTGTATCACCATTATTTGAACAAATTGATAAGTCAATAGATAAAAAAATTGATTTATTTCAAAATAGCTTTTTACGTTATGCTATTCGAGCTATGCTGGCTGCAATGTTTTTATCGTTAGGTACAGCAGTTGCTTTTGTAATTGCAATGAAGGGGGAAGAAATTGCCCCAGGATTGGAAAAAATATTATATGCATTTATGTTCAGCTGGTCACTTGTCATGATTCTTTATTTAAATGCCGAATTAGGCACATCAAATATGTTATACATGACTGTAGGTGTTTATAGAAAAAAATTAGGTATACCATTAGCTTTAAAAATTTTGTTAACTTGTATTTTTTTTAATATGATAGGTGGTTTATTATTTGGATACCTTGTTTCCTTAACAGCACCTTTCCAACATTTAAAATTAGACAATTATTTATTTACAGCTGTTGGTAGTAAATTAACAAAGACGACCATTCAAATTATAGTAGAAGGTATATTTGCAAATGTTGTGGTTAATACTGCTGTATTGGCAAGCATGAGAATGAAAGATGATGCTGGAAAAATCGCTGCAATCATTTTCATTATTTTCATTTTTGCACTTTTAGGCTATGAACACGTTATTGCAAACTTCACTGCTTTCCCACTTGCTTTCTTTTCTTCACATGGCCATATGGCAGAAATGACGGCCGGAAATGTTGCACATAACTTGATCCTTGCTCTAATTGGAAACTATATTGGTGGTGGCTTAGTCATGGGATTAACTTATAGCTGGTTAAATGGTACAGATACTAAATATGTAGATTAA
- a CDS encoding siderophore ABC transporter substrate-binding protein has product MKKKLLVGIVLSMVGVFVLGACSNGGKKLDNVNETKKASTAVDKKKENQTIEVIDGEGKKVEVPSKPKRVVVFDNGSLDTIDALSVGDRVVGVPAKSIPNYLSNYRKVSSAGRIKEPDLEKVNQLKPDLIIISGRQEDYKEKMEQIAPTLYMSVDDTDTWRSTKHNIETVGKIFDKEKEARTKVKDLEKEVTDLKTKASQLDQKALTVIVNEGQLSTFGKKSRFDVIYDTFGFKEADEKIKPSIHGQSVSYEYVLEKNPDFLFVVDRTKAIGGDDSHNNVAENELVKKTEAGKHNKVISLRPDVWYLSGGGLESLHLMVEDAKKALD; this is encoded by the coding sequence TTGAAAAAGAAATTATTAGTTGGAATAGTTTTATCAATGGTTGGAGTGTTTGTTCTTGGTGCGTGTTCTAATGGAGGAAAGAAACTAGATAACGTTAATGAAACAAAGAAAGCAAGTACGGCAGTCGATAAGAAAAAAGAGAATCAAACAATTGAAGTGATAGACGGTGAGGGAAAAAAGGTAGAAGTACCAAGTAAGCCAAAGAGAGTAGTTGTGTTCGATAATGGTTCTTTAGATACAATAGATGCATTAAGTGTTGGTGATCGTGTAGTTGGTGTACCTGCTAAAAGTATTCCTAATTACTTAAGCAACTATCGAAAGGTATCTTCTGCTGGTAGGATTAAAGAACCAGATCTTGAAAAAGTGAATCAATTAAAACCAGACTTGATTATCATTTCTGGACGTCAAGAAGATTACAAAGAAAAAATGGAACAAATCGCTCCAACTCTTTATATGTCAGTAGATGATACGGATACATGGCGTTCTACAAAACATAATATTGAAACCGTTGGGAAAATTTTTGATAAAGAAAAAGAAGCAAGAACTAAAGTCAAAGATTTAGAAAAAGAAGTAACAGATTTAAAGACAAAAGCAAGTCAACTTGATCAAAAAGCTTTAACTGTAATTGTAAATGAAGGCCAACTTTCAACCTTTGGTAAAAAATCACGTTTTGATGTTATTTATGATACTTTTGGCTTTAAAGAGGCAGATGAAAAAATTAAACCTTCGATTCATGGCCAAAGTGTTTCATATGAATACGTTTTAGAAAAGAATCCAGACTTTTTATTTGTGGTAGACAGGACAAAAGCAATTGGAGGAGATGACTCACATAATAATGTAGCCGAAAATGAACTAGTAAAGAAAACAGAGGCTGGAAAGCATAACAAAGTTATCTCACTGAGACCAGACGTTTGGTATCTAAGTGGTGGTGGTCTAGAATCTCTGCATTTAATGGTTGAAGATGCAAAAAAAGCTTTAGATTAA
- a CDS encoding biotin transporter BioY: MKSSIHSLILSAEFSIIIALLSQLSFPIGIIPLTGQTFAIGLAATLLGKKIGTISILIYLLLGLIGLPVFAGMTAGFGVLFGVTGGYLIGFILNGWLTGMILEKTTFNYKYGIIANLIGSMVPMITGTLWLKLFSNSSWETAWMTGFLPFIIPWIIKAIASAYLGIFLRKRLSAYFFKIPN; encoded by the coding sequence ATGAAATCTTCTATTCATTCATTGATTTTATCCGCTGAATTTTCAATTATCATAGCTCTATTATCTCAACTTTCTTTTCCGATTGGTATAATCCCTCTAACAGGTCAAACATTTGCCATTGGACTTGCTGCAACACTTCTTGGTAAAAAAATTGGCACTATTTCTATTCTAATTTACCTTTTATTAGGTTTAATTGGATTACCTGTTTTTGCAGGAATGACTGCTGGTTTCGGTGTTTTATTTGGTGTTACTGGTGGTTATCTGATTGGTTTTATTCTTAATGGTTGGCTTACTGGAATGATACTGGAAAAAACTACTTTTAATTATAAATATGGCATAATTGCTAATTTGATAGGTAGTATGGTTCCAATGATTACAGGTACTTTGTGGTTAAAATTATTCTCTAATTCTTCATGGGAAACTGCCTGGATGACTGGTTTTCTTCCTTTTATTATTCCATGGATTATTAAAGCAATTGCTTCGGCCTATCTAGGAATTTTTTTACGTAAACGTTTATCCGCTTATTTCTTTAAAATTCCTAATTAA